A section of the Falco biarmicus isolate bFalBia1 chromosome 3, bFalBia1.pri, whole genome shotgun sequence genome encodes:
- the EIF3I gene encoding eukaryotic translation initiation factor 3 subunit I, protein MATSPLREGPAAEKPPLLPSGPTLPRPAALSPQPRKLTHGRHSDGDVFPLCAPSDPEVPVRLSRHSAAAMKPILLQGHERSITQIKYNREGDLLFTVAKDPIVNVWYSVNGERLGTYNGHTGAVWCVDADWDTRHVLTGSADNSCRLWDCETGKQLALVKTSSAVRTCGFDFGGNIIMFSTDKQMGYQCFVSFFDLRDPSQIENNEPYMKIPCSDSKITSAVWGPLGEFIIAGHESGELNQFSAKSGEQLSNIKEHTKQINDIQTSRDMTMFITASKDNTAKLFDCTTLEHLKTFRTERPVNSAALSPIFDHVVLGGGQEAMDVTTTSTRIGKFEARFFHLAFEEEFGRVKGHFGPINSVAFHPDGKSYSSGGEDGYVRIHYFDPQYFEFEFEA, encoded by the exons ATGGCCACATCCCCCCTCAGGGAAGGCCCCGCTGCAG AGAAACCCCCTCTACTCCCCTCAGGGCCGACCCTTCCCCGCCCAGCAGCGCTCTCCCCTCAGCCCCGGAAGCTCACCCACGGGCGCCATAGCGACGGTGACGTATTTCCGCTCTGCGCGCCCTCTGACCCGGAAGTGCCCGTGCGGCTCTCTCGCCACAGCGCTGCCGCCATG AAGCCGATCCTGCTGCAGGGCCATGAGCGCTCCATCACGCAAATCAAGTACAACCGCGAGGGAGACCTGCTCTTCACCGTGGCCAAGGATCCC atTGTCAATGTTTGGTATTCAGTGAATGGAGAGAGGCTGGGCACCTACAATGGCCATACAGGAGCCGTCTGGTGTGTGGATGCAGACT GGGACACACGACATGTGCTCACTGGCTCTGCAGATAACAGCTGTCGGCTCTGGGACTGTGAAACAG GAAAGCAGCTCGCTCTAGTGAAGACAAGCTCAGCGGTGAGGACGTGTGGGTTCGACTTCGGAGGAAACATCATCATGTTTTCCACGGACAAGCAGATGGGATATCAGTGTTTCGTGAGCTTCTTTGATCTCCGGGACCCCAGCCAGATTG agAACAACGAGCCTTACATGAAAATTCCCTGCAGTGACTCCAAAATCACTAGTGCTGTGTGGGGCCCTCTGGGAGAGTTCATCATCGCAGGACATGAGAGCGGAGAGCTGAACCAGTTCAGTGCCAAG TCAGGGGAGCAGCTTTCAAACATCAAGGAGCACACCAAGCAAATCAACGATATTCAGACCTCCAGGGACATGACCATGTTCATCACTGCCTCCAAGGACAACACGGCCAAG CTATTTGATTGCACGACACTTGAGCATTTGAAGACGTTCCGGACGGAGCGACCGGTGAACTCTGCTGCACTCTCCCCCATTTTTGATCAC GTCGTGCTTGGTGGTGGGCAAGAGGCCATGGATGTAACCACAACCTCCACCAGGATTGGAAAATTTGAGGCAAG GTTCTTCCACTTGGCTTTTGAAGAAGAGTTTGGCAGAGTGAAGGGTCACTTTGGTCCGATAAATAGCGTTGCATTTCACCCCGATGGGAAGAG TTACAGCAGCGGGGGTGAGGATGGCTACGTTCGCATCCATTACTTCGATCCCCAATACTTCGAGTTTGAATTTGAAGCTTAA
- the LOC130146987 gene encoding uncharacterized protein LOC130146987 isoform X2 yields the protein MEDRRKKRSPKACLAPPLPAGAPRPLPHSKSTSFALPLPTLPSPRQRTRLRRTSKERARAGTGVSRGAPLQHSFLTDVSDVCEMEGGLLSLLSDFHSGKLQAFGKECSFEQLEHVREMQEKLARLHFGLDVCVEELPEEQKKVAADRNLDQLLAHLEELSSSISCTWPRARTPRTRPPDPAPGPAVGRPRAAAPKGPHGGADPAEGPPGPPPVKRGERSAPGPASAPRCHLGGPHGRGDGGEGAGLRLPSRPGDVITSRRVAGAAMAAVLGPQAEAEGWRRLLRAVTRLQIPTQGKHAAPQETVPSDEAGTEKAHELDASEPERDWGCSSVNPTAQLQSKKELSSMGEGDGVSPPDFGADATTCTEKVCIPPAENEDWQNGSDISSVWDDAVLEAESLEGCLEIPLEDIKELPRTRSGLQSYRNHLIMELLWLQQAIVSRKNYLMLKQRLGVPGP from the exons ATGGAGGACCGGAGGAAGAAGCGGAGCCCCAAGGCCTGCCtggccccgccgctgcccgctgGGGCCCCACGGCCGCTGCCCCACAGCAAGAGCACGTCCTTCGCGCTGccgctgcccaccctgccctcaCCCAGGCAGCGCACCCGGCTCAGGCG GACAAGCAAGGAGCGAGCTCGGGCAGGCACAGGGGTGTCACGGGGGGCCCCgctgcagcacagcttcctCACTGACGTCTCCGATGTCTGCGAGATGGAAGGAGGGCTGCTCAGCCTCCTCAGCGACTTCCACTCGGGAAAGCTGCAGGCCTTcg GGAAGGAGTGCTCCTTCGAGCAGCTGGAGCACGTGCGGGAGATGCAGGAGAAGCTGGCGCGGCTCCACTTTGGCCTTGACGTCTGCGTGGAGGAGCTCCCTGAGGAGCAGAAGAAGGTGGCGGCCGACAGGAACCTGGACCAGCTGTTGGCACAT ctggaggagctcagCAGCTCCAT AAGCTGCACCTGGCCGAGAGCTCGGACGCCGAGGACGCGGCCGCCTGaccccgcgcccggcccggctgTGGGGCGGCCGCGAGCCGCGGCGCCCAAGGGACCCCACGGCGGGGCCGACCCCGCGGAAGGGCCGCCCGGGCCCCCGCCGGTCAAACGGGGGGAGCGCAGCgccccaggccctgccagcgcCCCCCGCTGCCATCTTGGCGGGCCCCACGGGCGGGGGGACGGCGGCGAGGGGGCGGGGCTTCGCCTGCCGTCGCGCCCGGGTGACGTCATCACCAGCCGCCGGGTTGCTGGGGCGGCCATGGCGGCGGTGCTGGGGCCGCAGGCCGAGGCCGAGGGGTGGCGGCGGCTGCTCCGCGCCGTGACCCGCCTGCAG ATACCAACACAAGGGAAGCATGCAGCTCCACAGGAGACTGTACCAAGCGATGAGGCTGGCACGGAAAAAGCACACGAGCTGGATGCCTCTGAACCAGAACGCgactggggctgcagcagtgtgAATCCTACAGCCCAGctgcaaagcaagaaagaaCTGAGCTCCATGGGCGAGGGTGATGGAGTGAGCCCCCCCGATTTTGGGGCTGATGCCACTACATGCACTGAAAAGGTGTGCATCCCCCCTGCAGAGAACGAGGACTGGCAGAACGGCAGTGACATATCCTCTGTGTGGGACGATGCTGTCCTGGAGGCAGAGTCCCTTGAAGGCTGCCTGG AAATTCCGCTTGAGGACATAAAGGAGCTTCCCCGAACTCGGTCTGGTCTCCAGTCCTACAGAAATCACTTGATCATGGAGTTGCTCTGGCTGCAACAAGCTATTGTCAGCCGTAAAAAT taTTTGATGCTGAAACAGAGGCTGGGGGTTCCTGGTCCATAG
- the LOC130146987 gene encoding uncharacterized protein LOC130146987 isoform X1 yields the protein MEDRRKKRSPKACLAPPLPAGAPRPLPHSKSTSFALPLPTLPSPRQRTRLRRTSKERARAGTGVSRGAPLQHSFLTDVSDVCEMEGGLLSLLSDFHSGKLQAFGKECSFEQLEHVREMQEKLARLHFGLDVCVEELPEEQKKVAADRNLDQLLAHLEELSSSISCTWPRARTPRTRPPDPAPGPAVGRPRAAAPKGPHGGADPAEGPPGPPPVKRGERSAPGPASAPRCHLGGPHGRGDGGEGAGLRLPSRPGDVITSRRVAGAAMAAVLGPQAEAEGWRRLLRAVTRLQACVRGYLLRKRFRNLRAEYEEVVREIEGDLSQLRWRGRLLPRPLFVPEIPTQGKHAAPQETVPSDEAGTEKAHELDASEPERDWGCSSVNPTAQLQSKKELSSMGEGDGVSPPDFGADATTCTEKVCIPPAENEDWQNGSDISSVWDDAVLEAESLEGCLEIPLEDIKELPRTRSGLQSYRNHLIMELLWLQQAIVSRKNYLMLKQRLGVPGP from the exons ATGGAGGACCGGAGGAAGAAGCGGAGCCCCAAGGCCTGCCtggccccgccgctgcccgctgGGGCCCCACGGCCGCTGCCCCACAGCAAGAGCACGTCCTTCGCGCTGccgctgcccaccctgccctcaCCCAGGCAGCGCACCCGGCTCAGGCG GACAAGCAAGGAGCGAGCTCGGGCAGGCACAGGGGTGTCACGGGGGGCCCCgctgcagcacagcttcctCACTGACGTCTCCGATGTCTGCGAGATGGAAGGAGGGCTGCTCAGCCTCCTCAGCGACTTCCACTCGGGAAAGCTGCAGGCCTTcg GGAAGGAGTGCTCCTTCGAGCAGCTGGAGCACGTGCGGGAGATGCAGGAGAAGCTGGCGCGGCTCCACTTTGGCCTTGACGTCTGCGTGGAGGAGCTCCCTGAGGAGCAGAAGAAGGTGGCGGCCGACAGGAACCTGGACCAGCTGTTGGCACAT ctggaggagctcagCAGCTCCAT AAGCTGCACCTGGCCGAGAGCTCGGACGCCGAGGACGCGGCCGCCTGaccccgcgcccggcccggctgTGGGGCGGCCGCGAGCCGCGGCGCCCAAGGGACCCCACGGCGGGGCCGACCCCGCGGAAGGGCCGCCCGGGCCCCCGCCGGTCAAACGGGGGGAGCGCAGCgccccaggccctgccagcgcCCCCCGCTGCCATCTTGGCGGGCCCCACGGGCGGGGGGACGGCGGCGAGGGGGCGGGGCTTCGCCTGCCGTCGCGCCCGGGTGACGTCATCACCAGCCGCCGGGTTGCTGGGGCGGCCATGGCGGCGGTGCTGGGGCCGCAGGCCGAGGCCGAGGGGTGGCGGCGGCTGCTCCGCGCCGTGACCCGCCTGCAG GCCTGTGTCAGGGGTTACCTGCTGCGGAAGCGCTTTAGGAACCTGCGAGCGGAGTACGAGGAGGTGGTGCGGGAGATCGAAGGAGACCTGAGCCAGCTGCGGTGGAGGGGACGGCTCCTGCCGCGGCCTCTGTTTGTCCCTGAG ATACCAACACAAGGGAAGCATGCAGCTCCACAGGAGACTGTACCAAGCGATGAGGCTGGCACGGAAAAAGCACACGAGCTGGATGCCTCTGAACCAGAACGCgactggggctgcagcagtgtgAATCCTACAGCCCAGctgcaaagcaagaaagaaCTGAGCTCCATGGGCGAGGGTGATGGAGTGAGCCCCCCCGATTTTGGGGCTGATGCCACTACATGCACTGAAAAGGTGTGCATCCCCCCTGCAGAGAACGAGGACTGGCAGAACGGCAGTGACATATCCTCTGTGTGGGACGATGCTGTCCTGGAGGCAGAGTCCCTTGAAGGCTGCCTGG AAATTCCGCTTGAGGACATAAAGGAGCTTCCCCGAACTCGGTCTGGTCTCCAGTCCTACAGAAATCACTTGATCATGGAGTTGCTCTGGCTGCAACAAGCTATTGTCAGCCGTAAAAAT taTTTGATGCTGAAACAGAGGCTGGGGGTTCCTGGTCCATAG
- the LOC130146987 gene encoding uncharacterized protein LOC130146987 isoform X3 — translation MSARWKEGCSASSATSTRESCRPSGRSAPSSSWSTCGRCRRSWRGSTLALTSAWRSSLRSRRRWRPTGTWTSCWHIWRSSAAPSRSCTWPRARTPRTRPPDPAPGPAVGRPRAAAPKGPHGGADPAEGPPGPPPVKRGERSAPGPASAPRCHLGGPHGRGDGGEGAGLRLPSRPGDVITSRRVAGAAMAAVLGPQAEAEGWRRLLRAVTRLQACVRGYLLRKRFRNLRAEYEEVVREIEGDLSQLRWRGRLLPRPLFVPEIPTQGKHAAPQETVPSDEAGTEKAHELDASEPERDWGCSSVNPTAQLQSKKELSSMGEGDGVSPPDFGADATTCTEKVCIPPAENEDWQNGSDISSVWDDAVLEAESLEGCLEIPLEDIKELPRTRSGLQSYRNHLIMELLWLQQAIVSRKNYLMLKQRLGVPGP, via the exons ATGTCTGCGAGATGGAAGGAGGGCTGCTCAGCCTCCTCAGCGACTTCCACTCGGGAAAGCTGCAGGCCTTcg GGAAGGAGTGCTCCTTCGAGCAGCTGGAGCACGTGCGGGAGATGCAGGAGAAGCTGGCGCGGCTCCACTTTGGCCTTGACGTCTGCGTGGAGGAGCTCCCTGAGGAGCAGAAGAAGGTGGCGGCCGACAGGAACCTGGACCAGCTGTTGGCACAT ctggaggagctcagCAGCTCCAT CCAGAAGCTGCACCTGGCCGAGAGCTCGGACGCCGAGGACGCGGCCGCCTGaccccgcgcccggcccggctgTGGGGCGGCCGCGAGCCGCGGCGCCCAAGGGACCCCACGGCGGGGCCGACCCCGCGGAAGGGCCGCCCGGGCCCCCGCCGGTCAAACGGGGGGAGCGCAGCgccccaggccctgccagcgcCCCCCGCTGCCATCTTGGCGGGCCCCACGGGCGGGGGGACGGCGGCGAGGGGGCGGGGCTTCGCCTGCCGTCGCGCCCGGGTGACGTCATCACCAGCCGCCGGGTTGCTGGGGCGGCCATGGCGGCGGTGCTGGGGCCGCAGGCCGAGGCCGAGGGGTGGCGGCGGCTGCTCCGCGCCGTGACCCGCCTGCAG GCCTGTGTCAGGGGTTACCTGCTGCGGAAGCGCTTTAGGAACCTGCGAGCGGAGTACGAGGAGGTGGTGCGGGAGATCGAAGGAGACCTGAGCCAGCTGCGGTGGAGGGGACGGCTCCTGCCGCGGCCTCTGTTTGTCCCTGAG ATACCAACACAAGGGAAGCATGCAGCTCCACAGGAGACTGTACCAAGCGATGAGGCTGGCACGGAAAAAGCACACGAGCTGGATGCCTCTGAACCAGAACGCgactggggctgcagcagtgtgAATCCTACAGCCCAGctgcaaagcaagaaagaaCTGAGCTCCATGGGCGAGGGTGATGGAGTGAGCCCCCCCGATTTTGGGGCTGATGCCACTACATGCACTGAAAAGGTGTGCATCCCCCCTGCAGAGAACGAGGACTGGCAGAACGGCAGTGACATATCCTCTGTGTGGGACGATGCTGTCCTGGAGGCAGAGTCCCTTGAAGGCTGCCTGG AAATTCCGCTTGAGGACATAAAGGAGCTTCCCCGAACTCGGTCTGGTCTCCAGTCCTACAGAAATCACTTGATCATGGAGTTGCTCTGGCTGCAACAAGCTATTGTCAGCCGTAAAAAT taTTTGATGCTGAAACAGAGGCTGGGGGTTCCTGGTCCATAG
- the TXLNA gene encoding alpha-taxilin has translation MKNQGGETKAAPQPAGSAKTTSGLGLEEGDAPEAAAPLEAPLAQEDTKSSRPAVRDVSEELSRQLEDILNTYCVDASQEGPGEDGGQSEPVEPEEAEKCRSESPRNGDQETGSPEMNGEKENTKGTEEFRPGEECGERDQKKAQEKKKAKGLGKEITLLMQTLNTLSTPEEKLAALCKKYAELLEEHRNSQKQMKILQKKQTQLVQEKDHLQSEHSKAILARSKLESLCRELQRHNRTLKEEGVQRAREEEEKRKEVTSHFQVTLNDIQLQMEQHNERNSKLRQENMELAERLKKLIEQYELREEHIDKVFKHKDLQQQLVDAKLQQAQEMLKEAEERHQREKDFLLKEAVESQRMCELMKQQETHLKQQLALYTEKFEEFQNTLSKSSEVFTTFKQEMEKMTKKIKKLEKETTMYRSRWESSNKALLEMAEEKTLRDKELEGLQVKIQRLEKLCRALQTERNDLNKKVQDLCAHAPRADTDLLEPLKDPSRDNGEAAVGSAAAEQRLAEDCLHSGRLTHSADPAENLGELSVGALGQSGTDEGTQGAD, from the exons ATGAAGAACCAAGGTGGGGAGACCAAAGCAGCCCCGCAACCTGCCGGCTCCGCCAAAACAACcagcgggctggggctggaggagggcgACGCGCCGGAGGCCGCGGCACCCCTGGAAG CTCCTCTTGCACAGGAGGACACCAAGTCCTCCCGGCCCGCCGTGCGGGACGTCTCGGAAGAGCTAAGCAGGCAGCTTGAGGACATCTTGAACACGTACTGTGTGGATGCCAGCCAGGAGGGTCCGGGCGAGGACGGCGGGCAGAGCGAGCCTGTGGAACCAGAAGAAGCTGAGAAGTGTCGTAGCGAGTCCCCAAGGAACGGTGACCAGGAGACGGGCAGCCCCGAGATGAAcggggagaaggaaaacacgAAGGGGACCGAAGAGTTTCGACCCGGTGAGGAGTGTGGGGAGCGGGATCAGAAGAAGgctcaggaaaagaagaaagccaAGGGCCTAG GCAAAGAAATCACTTTGCTGATGCAGACGCTGAACACCCTGAGCACGCCAGAGGAGAAACTAGCAGCACTGTGCAAGAAATATGCTGAGCTG CTGGAAGAGCACCGTAATTCCCAGAAACAGATGAAGATCTTGCAGAAGAAGCAGACGCAGCTGGTGCAGGAGAAGGACCACCTGCAGAGCGAGCACAGCAAGGCCATCCTGGCCCGCAGCAAACTGGAGAGCCTGTGCCGCGAGCTCCAGAGGCACAACCGCACCCTCAAG GAGGAGGGTGTCCAGCGTGCgcgggaggaagaggagaagcgGAAGGAGGTGACATCCCACTTCCAGGTGACGCTGAATGACATTCAGCTCCAGATGGAGCAGCACAACGAGAGGAACTCCAAGCTGCGCCAGGAGAACATGGAGCTGGCGGAGCGGCTCAAGAAGCTCATTGAGCAGTACGAGCTGCGGGAAGAG CACATCGATAAGGTGTTCAAACACAaggacctgcagcagcagctggtagATGCCAAGCTCCAGCAGGCGCAGGAGATGCtgaaggaggcagaggagagacACCAGCGGGAGAAGGACTTT CTGCTGAAGGAAGCTGTGGAGTCCCAGAGGATGTGTGAGCTGATGAAGCAGCAGGAGACCCATCTCAAGCAGCAG CTGGCTCTTTACACAGAGAAGTTTGAAGAATTCCAGAACACCCTTTCCAAAAGCAGTGAAGTGTTCACAACATTTAAACAGGAGATGGAGAAG ATGACTAAGAAAATCAAGAAGCTGGAGAAAGAGACCACTATGTACCGCTCTCGCTGGGAGAGCAGCAACAAAGCGCTCTTGGAAATGGCTGAGGag AAAACCCTTCGGGACAAAGAATTAGAGGGGCTTCAGGTGAAAATCCAGCGCTTGGAGAAACTGTGCCGAGCCCTGCAAACGGAGCGCAATGACCTCAACAAGAAGGTGCAGGACCTGTGTGCCCACGCACCCCGGGcagacacggacctgttggagccTTTGAAGGACCCATCCCGGGACAACGGTGAGGCAGCGGTGGGAAgcgccgcagcagagcagcgCCTGGCTGAAGATTGCCTTCACTCGGGGAGGCTGACGCACAGCGCAGATCCGGCGGAGAACCTGGGAGAACTGAGCGTGGGAGCCTTGGGGCAGAGTGGGACTGACGAAGGCACTCAGGGCGCTGACTGA
- the DCDC2B gene encoding doublecortin domain-containing protein 2B yields MNWGMNSCGLAPVPPAKNVVVYRNGDPFFPGRKFVVNQRRFLTFEVFLNEVTKSIHAPLAVRNLYTPRHGHRIAELGDLQNGCQYVAAGFEKFKKLNYLNHGRKDLHGTRTSEGLRFRVVAPWKSNVLARWQKHARLPCTIHVFRNGDLLSPPFPLPLPKSTPLQWDTLLALLTKKADLRSGAVNKLCRLDGTQVSGGEELLNGNYYVAVGNEEYKKLPYFELLVPQDSARRTLWNHQNSRRKKYRRKFGELCASSQDRPGDSALAEPPQQLDSHRVQTTGAAEKEKAPTALPQRQRQARKSRLKEEESIFHAKPVRAGQNRRSNRNVQRWPDQEESVYKPRDPRKEMRGSQAVKEDGHARVDVPIDQKVAELIPKAKTIHHSKARTADKSQKTVARKKDASDSEDKQHRRMLPLAAKSSEEFTKGV; encoded by the exons ATGAACTGGGGGATGAATTCCTGTGGCTTAGCTCCAGTACCTCCAGCCAAGAATGTGGTGGTGTATCGCAACGGTGACCCTTTCTTCCCTGGGAGGAAGTTTGTAGTGAACCAGCGGCGATTCCTGACCTTCGAGGTGTTTCTGAATGAGGTGACCAAGAGCATCCACGCGCCCTTGGCTGTGAGGAACCTCTACACACCCAGGCATGGCCACCGCATCGCTGAGCTGGGGGACCTGCAGAACGGGTGCCAGTACGTGGCTGCAGGCTTTGAAAAGTTCAAAAAGCTCAA CTATTTAAATCACGGAAGGAAGGACCTCCATGGGACAAGAACCAGCGAGGGTCTGCGG TTCCGCGTTGTAGCCCCCTGGAAGTCAAACGTCTTGGCACGATGGCAGAAGCACGCCCGCCTGCCCTGCACGATACA tgtttTCCGGAATGGGGATTTGCTGAGCCCTCCTTTCCCACTGCCGCTCCCCAAGAGCACCCCACTGCAGTGGGACACGCTCCTGGCCCTGCTGACAAAGAAAGCCGACCTGCGCAGCGGAGCTGTTAACAA ACTCTGCAGGCTGGATGGAACCCAGGTgtctggtggagaggagctgcTGAATGGCAATTACTACGTGGCAGTGGGAAATGAGGAGTACAAAAAACTGCCTTACTTTGAGCTGCTGGTGCCCCAGGATTCTGCACGCAGGACACTGTG GAACCACCAAAATAGCAGGCGCAAAAAATACCGCAGAAAG tTTGGTGAGCTCTGTGCCAGCTCCCAGGACAGACCTGGTGACTCCGCTCTTGCTGAACCACCTCAACAG CTGGACAGTCACAGGGTGCAGaccacaggagctgcagagaaagagaaggccCCAACTGCTCTTCCACAACGGCAAAGGCAAGCCAGGAAATCTCGCCTCAAAGAGGAAGAGTCCATTTTCCATGCTAAACCTGTCCGTGCAGGGCAGAACAGAAGGAGCAACAGGAATGTGCAGCGCTGGCCTGATCAAG AAGAAAGTGTCTATAAACCCAGAGATCCGAGGAAGGAGATGCGAGGTTCCCAGGCAGTAAAGGAGGATGGACACGCAAGGGTGGACGTACCCATTGATCAG AAAGTTGCAGAACTTATACCAAAAGCCAAAACGATACACCACAGTAAG GCACGGACTGCAGACAAATCACAAAAGACTGTGGCAAGGAAAAAGGATGCCAGTGACTCTGAGGATAAACAGCACCGAAGGATGTTGCCCTTGGCAGCAAAGAGCTCTGAAGAGTTCACAAAGGGAGTGTGA
- the LOC130146987 gene encoding coiled-coil domain-containing protein 28B-like isoform X4: MEDRRKKRSPKACLAPPLPAGAPRPLPHSKSTSFALPLPTLPSPRQRTRLRRTSKERARAGTGVSRGAPLQHSFLTDVSDVCEMEGGLLSLLSDFHSGKLQAFGKECSFEQLEHVREMQEKLARLHFGLDVCVEELPEEQKKVAADRNLDQLLAHLEELSSSIQKLHLAESSDAEDAAA, encoded by the exons ATGGAGGACCGGAGGAAGAAGCGGAGCCCCAAGGCCTGCCtggccccgccgctgcccgctgGGGCCCCACGGCCGCTGCCCCACAGCAAGAGCACGTCCTTCGCGCTGccgctgcccaccctgccctcaCCCAGGCAGCGCACCCGGCTCAGGCG GACAAGCAAGGAGCGAGCTCGGGCAGGCACAGGGGTGTCACGGGGGGCCCCgctgcagcacagcttcctCACTGACGTCTCCGATGTCTGCGAGATGGAAGGAGGGCTGCTCAGCCTCCTCAGCGACTTCCACTCGGGAAAGCTGCAGGCCTTcg GGAAGGAGTGCTCCTTCGAGCAGCTGGAGCACGTGCGGGAGATGCAGGAGAAGCTGGCGCGGCTCCACTTTGGCCTTGACGTCTGCGTGGAGGAGCTCCCTGAGGAGCAGAAGAAGGTGGCGGCCGACAGGAACCTGGACCAGCTGTTGGCACAT ctggaggagctcagCAGCTCCAT CCAGAAGCTGCACCTGGCCGAGAGCTCGGACGCCGAGGACGCGGCCGCCTGa